The genomic interval GctattttattgtattttaagCATGTTGAGATTTGTGAGTCACTCTTGCTTATCAGAGGATAATGAGATGAGTTTGGTGACCATCGTTCACTGAGTCCTGCCACCAACATAATCAACATACAGATAATTCAGTTACGGTGACGTCcataaaaatacaaacatgTTTCGATCGATATTCTGCCTTCTAATCTTTTCCTGATGTTCTACTTGATCCATATTCTTTAATCCCTTATTCTCATTCTCACActcaaaaaacaagaaagctGATACAATGCACATTTCGCATCAAAAGCCGCTCTTTTGCACTATGAACGAACACTGTCCGTGTTTACAATAATCTAAACCCTAAGATCTTACGTCATCGAACAATACTCTCATCTCCGATCAAACGTGAgaaactttgtttattttggtggTTTTGAACGTGATGCTATTTCATGAGTGGAATTTAAGTAAAGACGCTTAGGAATGGCTAACAAATTTGAGAGCACAATGAATAGATTCAAAaggatttcttgaaaaacatGAACAACTTAGAAAGCCCTCTGACTGGAATGGTTCAGAGGTTAAGGctcagaaaaattattaatgaaaaacAGAAGCCCAGTCCGAAACCCCTTCAAAAATTTTCAGGACCTCGTCATAAGAAAGACGACTTTGCTATTCTTCAGCAAGCTAAAGCAATTTAAGTAAGGTACTCACGCTATCTGCAGGTGAACATTCTACCTTGTACTACAAGCTGTGCTCCGTTACTGTCAGTATAATGGCGGTGCTAGGTCTTATGTACAACTCATTCATCGCGTGCTCGATTTCGTATTTCCTGTCAGCCACAAATTAAAATCCCATGAAGGACGTGTTGTGGTTTGAAATGTCATTTAGCTGTTAGATAAAATGTCACTTGGATTCTATCCTTGACAGAAACTTTCAAGACTGTAAGActtattattttgataaacgAGTCGGATTAAACCTCAAACATCAACGAAAGTTCACTGGTTAAAACCATTTGCACAAAAATGGATATTTTCGGTAAAAATTGTTCTTAACAAGCATTCGGTAGCAATGTTTTGAGTAACTGAGGAAGttccttattttaattttgtgggGGCCATGAGCTTTTGAGCTGTATGCAACATATGATTCGGATCACAAAACTTATCGTCAGTCCTGATATAGCCAAAGAAGCCTTAAATGGCTTATATTAGGGAGATCCCTGATGGTGACAGTGGCTTTAACTTCCCTAAGTAAGGACACATGCAGCATATAGTATTATGAGACACGaagcaaagttttcttttctattcgTTTTTGTGTCCTGTTTGTTTGATCATATCATTTTGTCTACCTGACCGtcgctttgtttgtttgtaattaTACTTCCCCATCAGCCTGACGAACAGCGCGCCGGAAAAGCGGTGTTTTTTACTGAGGGGGCCATTGGGGactattagaaaccgcaaaaccgtagaaaaaatcgTCCAAAAAAAAGTCGTCgcaaaaaccgaaaaccaaatgctaaataACGGAAAATCGAAGTcgaaaccgaaaaaccgaagttTTGTGGCGCAAAAACTGatctaaaaaatagccaaaaccgcaaaatcgaaaatcccaatgcccccctcttTACTCGTTCTTTACCTGCTTTGACCTTCCAGCTCCACAGAACTCGTGTCAGTGATAAAATAAGTTATTAACACTTACATTTTAGTCAACAATTACCAAATTCCAATGGCCAAGTACATAAATTTTAGCCAAATGATCGGCGATTCGTAGTGAgaggattattcaacaaaattCACCGGGCCTAAGGCGAATTGAAGATGAATAACAGTCTCAGCAAAGTTGCTCAGGTGATTACCAGGGCAAATAAATCACTCAACCATCCCCTCGTTGACTTCATTCAACACCCCTCTGAGTTTTCTGTACGTTACAGATCTGATAACTTTGTTAAAACACAAGAACAAGTATAATGAAGCCTTTTGTTGGTTAATTAAAGTCGCTAATGCTTCTTTCGAGGAATCCTGTTGATTCAGGCACTTAGTGATTTCTTTTGCTGCTCCTTCTGCCGGTTCATATCCCGCCCTAGAGCCCTGAAACCTTATCCAAGCCCACgtaccccacccctcccctccttcgtgttgaatgaaaaacattctTTTCCGCTTAAAAGTGAATTCTGATCACATCAAAATGTTGTAAACACAGCGAGGATGCTTTGTGGACAATTTTACCTGATAATCTTCACAAAtccttttgtaaaaaaaaaatagaattgatCATAGGAGTCATTAAGTAAATTAAACTTGAAGGGGGAAACACTTATGAAACTTTTATAGCACTGTCGAAGGGCGATATCTCTGACCATGGCTGGTCCATGCATAAAATATTCCGTACttggataataataataatagtaataataataacaattatgatgatggtgatgatgacaaggaaaaaaattttatcacgaacgaaagaaacgaaagaaacGAAACATTTTGCTCCATTTACTTGAGGTTGAAAAATAACAAGACATTTTTCTGAAGTCTTTAATTTAATCTTTAGGATTAAATTATTCTCACggatactaagttgaaaatCTTCTTGGCATCAGGTAAGGCAAGTTTAAACCGTTgataaatatataacaaagaaaaagaagtcgTAACCGGTGTTTTACCAAagaaccccccccccttcccctaaTTTTGACTGATTTCTGAGAAATAACACAGCTAGTAAAGTTTTTAGGGTAGGAATTTACTTTCGTGCTTGATGTTCTTCTATGCCTCACGCTGACACGCAATTGTGTTTGTCGATTATTCCACCAGGTCTGCTTGTAGACGACCTGTTTGAACTTTTCCGAAACATTTCATCCTTTAATATGCAGGAACGTAGCTCGCTCAAGAGTTTACAACGAGTAGTGAAAGAAATAATGCATGTGATATATAAGAGATTTGCTTCATACAAAATAGAAGGGATAAGCGAAATTTAGTGCAGAGATCGTTTTTTGATAAGACATGACCATCATTTTGCGCCTCTACCAATTGAAGGTCGGCCATGAAGGAAGTGGTATTAAGTGATTTCAGGAGTTTGTTTGATCTCTGGGAGGGTGCACTTGTAAATGTACGTTTGAGTGCACAACCTCAGCTAATCCGATCTATAACCAGGACAAAAATGCAGAAATTCTATAGATGGATTCCCCAAAACTTCGTGACCAAAATGAGCGAGAGCTGATCGGAAGCTTTGGCATGGCAACCGCGCGATCTAATCAAGCTGTTTCAATTCTTCCGGATAACGCGAGAGATTTCTCATCTGTTTACATATTAAACGGCTTTGTGCGCTAACATTCAACAATTTTCATTGACAGATAACGATTTTTATGGGAACTCTTTAAATGTAACAACTCATCCTTCTGACGGGACTTATCCACTTATGGGTGATATATCCTTCTGCCACCATTACTTCTCGCGTAATTTAGTTAGCAGCACTTTTCAGCATCTGGTggcaaaagttttctttcatgaaGTTAATGTGGCTCACCACATCATCACAAATCGAAAGAATTACCACAAAAACGTCAGCGAGTCAAACAATCAACCGCAAATAACTTCACTTTGACAAGCCATTTGTCACTTTATTTATCTTTAAGGCCGCAATTTTACTTTATGTTATTAGGTCAAAATACTAAAATAATTGTTTGGGTGTTTAAAGCCATTCAGTGTTAGACCGTAAAACACCATGACGGAGATCACAAATATAGATCTTCATTTGAAGGCGTAGACTACATTGGGTGAAGCTGTTACAAATAACAAATCTGTACAAAGCCTTTAATTATcacttttcattcatttcatttttacagtATCTTCTTTCAAACaagcaacaacaaagaaaacttgaaaatttcgttaaacaaaaaaaaattgacaagaaaatgACATTTCAAAAATCGCCAAAGAATTACATGTTAATCTGCTCCACTCAAGTTGCCTATTTGAccaatttcttctttcaaacaatcaagaAAATCTGTGGTAAGATGTCCACCTCCAATATCAGCAGTTTTCTACagttcaagaaaagaaaaaggaactgtTTATCTGAACTTTACTCTATTTTATTCTGAGCAAGTTTAATTTCTAACAGTAAGAGCTACAAAAAATTTAGGTGTGGATGGAAGTATCTTCATTTTCTACAAAGCAATTTGACTCAAAAGTGAAATCTATTATAAATATAGTGCACTCTTGGTGAATTTCGGTGAGGAAGGAGTAATCCATGTTGGCTTCAGTCTACTGTTCAATTCAGACTACAACAACATGAacttgaaatgaagaaaaaattatttttctcaccaCTCCTTTCTGTACTACTCTTAAAATAGCACTGTGAATCATGTCACCATAAGCATTCCACCTGAAAATAAGATAGCAATGATGAGTAAATCATCTTATATAATAAATATCCTGTGCAACATAGCTGTCTACACTCCCTCCCCCTTAGGAGGTGGCAAGGATTCCTTttgacccctccctccccttccttAATTAAGAGGTGGTAGGGATTCCTTTAAACCCCTCCCTTCCCTCCCTTATGAGGTGACAATGATTCCTTTTAACCCCTTTCTTCTCAATGGCATGCTAGTGATAATAATTGCGTTCGACGAAGGAAGAACGCTTCCTAATCTCCTGGGCTACCTGTGATCGCGTAGGTGTCCTGTGCACGCAAGCGAAAGCTGACCCGTGTTTTTTCGTTCGATCGGCCGGCCGTTCATCTTTTcagcgccattttgaatgaCGTCACAATTTCGTTGCGCAAAGGATGCTGCCTCGTGCATCGCAGTTTGTCGGACGTTCGAGGACGTGGTTGTTCGTTGGTGAAGGTTCAATAAAATTAATGCTTACATTTAAACACGTTTTCAACTATTCTCTTACTACTTACTAACACTTAACTACCACACCAACTACAGTAAAACTTGCATACGTACACGCCCGATGGACTGCGACGACTGCCTCCTCAAAAACCATACGATATAACTAGCCTTTAAAACCTTTTCGTACACAGAGTAAATACAGGTTTCACAATACGCCATAACCCTTTATTTGACAACATACCATAGGCATATTCATCTATCCCAATAaccaaaaaacaatatttccccTTTGAAATGCCGAACGCACTTCCCTAAACTCCGATTACTACTAGTAATAGTTTATTAATTCATAGTGAGCTTTTTAACATGCCAGGTGTATTGCATGTCACACCTCAGCATTTCACCAGCTCTCTCTGCCAGTTTGATGGGACTAATTCGTACTTCTGAGTGAAGAGAGGCATTGTAATAGCAGAGTCTTTCTCAGGAACACAACAAGAGGACACAGGCAGAGTTGGAGCCAGACCTCTTAAGCCAAAGTCAACGTAACTTTACAGAGAACTTTTAATTAGAGGTTCTGTAGAGAAAAGCCTGTGGTTTCTAGCTCTATATTAGACTTACCCCAAATGCTCCAACATAAGTGTACTTGCAAATAGCAGGCTCATAGGATTTGAAACGTTCTTTCCTTTAATATCCAGACCTGTATGCCGTGATCCCTGCAATACAACATACACCAATCTTCATTTAgagaagaaacaaagaaacattcttATGAGCAATGTAATAATAAAAGCACAATTTGGTGATTTCTTCACATCAACATCATCAAGGCATGGAATTCATCCAAACTTGCTTCTCTGGtctcatttttcaagaaagttaaTTACCAGGTAGTCACATTTTAAATCCAAAACAACTCTTTTTTCCCATCAAATAAAGTGGATGTACTGAAACAGCGGTGACACTTTTCAAGTAATGCAGCTTAGAAAAATGATAGAATTAGCAATGTGCACAGGCTGTAGCAGCTTCAAACAAACTGACTTACTTAAGCATTTTAGGTTCCAAAATGTTGTTGTCATACAACTTTTTTAGATTATTATGGCAAATTTGGGTAATGATACATTGATTTGAGAAAATTCTCAAATTCTTGCTTAATATTTATAATGATACATacacagttttatttttgactcattcattttcattttttgattaTTATAACCCTATATTAACAGGAATACTCAGTACAGTCCCAATGAGTCTGGATAACTTATGTTCAACTGTATCTCTGATTACTTACGGAATCCAATTAGTGGACTCTTGTTTACAAATCTACAAAAATGCTACACATTGAGCCCTaacaagtctttttttaaaCCCCTAGGAGCTGCCAGCATCAAATTAAGTTTAATGCAGGCCAGCCCACCTTAAGTATAACCTGATACATGTTAAAAGCTTTCAGCACTGAGTGCAAATTAGTTGCTTAAATCATTATGTATCATCAAGAGCTTCCACATGACTTTTGCAAATGTAACAAGGGACAAATTAAACATGTTAATTAGTTATTTTTCAAGTCCTTACTGATTCAAATACTGCATAATCTCCTCCTATGTTTTCCCCAGGTACAATTCCTGGTCCGCCAACAAGAGAGGCTCCAATGTTACTGACAATATTACCATACAAGTTGGGCATCACCATCACATCAAACTGTTCAGGGTTTGACACAAGCTGCATACAGCAATTATCAATGATCATGGAATTGAACTCAATGTCAGGGTAGCTCTTGGACACCTCTTCACAGCATCGTAAGAACAAACCATcaccaagtttcctttcaaaataaaagaaataatcaagAAACTTTTATCGAGTGGAAACTGTACTCACTGACAAGATGAAACTCTATTGGTGGTCAAAATTATGAATTCTTCAGCATCTTGATTCAAGTGCATTCATTACCCTGAAAAATTCCCCGATTCAGGGAAACATCCACGTAAGATAATCCAGAGAACTCTGTTTATTGATGGAGTTTCAATGatagaattattatttttattcattttatacAAGGCTTTCAAGGGCTATCCATTCTCAGTCCTTCagtaaaaacatttaatttgttatttgactcAGAAAAGTTTGGCTGCTTATGACTGATGGGACCTCTCAACAGGAAGTTTCATCAAAACAGCAGACCATGCTACCACCAATCATAACAAAAGAACATTAAGTAATTGAGGTGAATCCTTAGGTGGGCTGAACATCACATCTTAATTCATATTTATCAATTAACATTATGTGATAAAATATACTGAGTAAATGACAAAGAGTACTATCTACAATGTAGATTGTGAAACATACATGATATTGGCCTTGTGAACTGCTGTCACTTTCTTTCTCCCATGCTTAACAGCAAAGTCAAATGCATACTTTGCAACTTTTGTACATTTCTCCTCCGTCATGACTTTAAAACTTTCAATAACCCCATCTACATTCTAAAGAAAACCAACCACATTACAAatacagagaaagatgtttttcatcttgtgatgagcttgggacaaagaaaaaattctgagtctgcATTACAAGTATATTTCTCTTAATAATACCTAGTAGaggaaagatggtaaattttgagtcCAGTTAGTCAAGGAGCCAGACCCAACAAAAACTGGTTTCGTTCAACCCACCTGACAGACCAATGATAGACCAATACCTGCTCTTTAAGATAAGATACTATGTAGTCCCGAATTGTGGTACCGCTAACGAGATAAATGGGGCTTTATACCATGATATGGTACtcagcatggaaacgaggctcaaacagaaattgacctcaaatttcatcttctttcacTGAAGTGCCCCAAACCCATCTGAAAAAATGATGATCATGTACCTGCCTACAATTTGAGTGTTCACATGGTACGACAGCATGTCACGTGATTGTCACATGACCACTTTTTCGTCTAAAAGCAGTCTCCTTTGTCGATCCTGACATGTTTCAAATCCTGCTGAGACTAGGGTAAAGGTCTTATCCAGGCTTTTCATCTTATGTGGCAACAGAGAAATCATGTACTTTCGAattatgcttaaaaaaaacatttggatgCGTAGAACTCCAGAAGATAGACAATATTAGTGCTGATGTCTCTTCCATCACTGTttacatggaaacgaggctggaataAACGCAACCTCAAAACGggtcaaatctttgaaataaagaaggatGCTGTGCAAATATTAAAGCATATGATTGCCCACATTTCTATGATAGCAtacaaaaattgtttctatGCATATCTGCCAAAATGTCCAAacttttatgtttatttctgttgatttatgacaaaaattaaaaaacacagaATTTACTGATATTCTCCTGTACAGAGAGTGGGTTCTGATTATTGAGCTAAAGACCTCATGATTCTAGTGCCTCTTACACTGAGTtactattgttgttgttgatgtcaGTCTGCAAATTGCACATACTTATCAGATCATTACCTCTAGGCACAGATACATTCCCCTCAGAGTTTGACTGTTAGCAGTATCATTTCCGATACAGATCCGAACAACGAACTAATAAATTAAGGTTTTGATCGATGTTTTACAGTCTCGATTCAACAACTCTTTAGTATGCAACACAGATTGGTAAAGATAGCAAATTTCTTAAGGGGTACTTTTCAAGACCAAAGCATTTGTAACAGATTAATATCAGTGGCTGTAGTTAACACGTAACGAAATTAGAACATGTTGCAAACTTGCATCTTTTGACGTACAAAGTAACACCACTATTAAATACCTACTGCTTTCGCATTG from Pocillopora verrucosa isolate sample1 chromosome 14, ASM3666991v2, whole genome shotgun sequence carries:
- the LOC131776486 gene encoding isocitrate dehydrogenase [NAD] subunit gamma, mitochondrial-like, with product MAAVGWSVLRCASSFSGFILRRNVRQLSPLICRQDAFHQTHEVPLHAKYGGRNTVTLIPGDGVGPEMVTAVKDIFRYIGAPVDFEELNLSGLNLSDEDTFSDTLEDVVTSVKRNGAAIKGNIFTPLDQPTFKSLNVELRLQLDLFANVVRCKSIPGIPVRHGDVDLVIIRENTEGEYSHIEHENVDGVIESFKVMTEEKCTKVAKYAFDFAVKHGRKKVTAVHKANIMKLGDGLFLRCCEEVSKSYPDIEFNSMIIDNCCMQLVSNPEQFDVMVMPNLYGNIVSNIGASLVGGPGIVPGENIGGDYAVFESGSRHTGLDIKGKNVSNPMSLLFASTLMLEHLGWNAYGDMIHSAILRVVQKGVKTADIGGGHLTTDFLDCLKEEIGQIGNLSGAD